In Halobacteria archaeon AArc-dxtr1, the sequence GCGGCTGTACGAGGTTGCCGCCGACACGTGGTCGTTCGTCGAGGCACACGCGGACGAGACCACCGGATTCGTTCCAGACCGGCTCGACGCCGACGGAAATCCATCCGAGAGTCGGGCAGTCACGTCCCCAGCGAACATCGGACTCCAGTTGCTGAGTGTGGTGGCGGCGACCGAACTCGAGATCATCGAGGAAGACGAGGGCGAAGCCCACGCCGCCCGCGTCTTCGACACACTCGAGGACGTAGAACGGTGGGAGGGACAGTTCTACCGGTGGTACGACGTTTCCGACGGCGAGGTCGATGAGGAGGCAGGCGGCTGGTGGGAGATTTCGACCGTTGACAACGGCTGGCTCACCGCCGGCGTCGCGACCGTCGGCGGCGCGTTCCCGTCGCTTCGTGACCGTGCTGACGACCTCCTCGAGAGCCAGGACTACGAGGCGCTGTTCGACGACGACGTCACGGAGCCCTTCGACGGCGAGACGGTCGGGCAGTTTTACGGCGGGTTCGACGCCCGTGACGGCGACGACCTCGGATTTCACTACGACCTGGTAAACAGCGAGGCGCGGATCGCGAGCTACGTCGCCATCGGCAAGGGTGACGTCCCCCGATCACACTGGTGGCACTTGCTCCGAACGTTGCCGCCTGACGCCGAGCAAAATCAGGAGCCAGAAGGCGAGTTCGTCACCTACGAAGGCGAGGAGGTCTGGCAGGGAACCTACGAACACGGCGGGAACCGATTCGTTCCTTCCTGGGGCGGTAGCATGTTCGAGTCGCTCATGCCGTCGCTCGTCGTGCCGGAGCCCGAACTGGCGACGGAGGGGTTCGACCAGAACAACGCCCGTCACGTGCAGTTACAGATCGACCACGCCGACGAGCAAGGCTACGAGGCGTGGGGGTTCTCGCCGTGTGCCGAACCCGGCGGATACGACGAGTTCGCGGTCGAACACGCCGGGATGGGCGGCTACGAACGCGACGATATCGTGACCCCGCACGCGACCTTCCTTGGGCTCGGGTACGCAGACGAAAGCGACGTC encodes:
- a CDS encoding DUF3131 domain-containing protein — translated: MQGFGATAALALAGCTDVLDGETNGDDDSDGTDSGDDGTDDDRNGEGEDEIAETAFEMRLYEVAADTWSFVEAHADETTGFVPDRLDADGNPSESRAVTSPANIGLQLLSVVAATELEIIEEDEGEAHAARVFDTLEDVERWEGQFYRWYDVSDGEVDEEAGGWWEISTVDNGWLTAGVATVGGAFPSLRDRADDLLESQDYEALFDDDVTEPFDGETVGQFYGGFDARDGDDLGFHYDLVNSEARIASYVAIGKGDVPRSHWWHLLRTLPPDAEQNQEPEGEFVTYEGEEVWQGTYEHGGNRFVPSWGGSMFESLMPSLVVPEPELATEGFDQNNARHVQLQIDHADEQGYEAWGFSPCAEPGGYDEFAVEHAGMGGYERDDIVTPHATFLGLGYADESDVESALDAYEDRGLYTEYGFFDSMSVVDDEITEEYLILDQSMSLVAIANFLTDGGVREAFRAHPIGEEPEELLELESFGI